The candidate division KSB1 bacterium genome window below encodes:
- a CDS encoding NAD(P)H-binding protein, which yields MPLTTARLHCRLFITGGSGYLGRHLVPQLQQRGHAVRALVRPGAQGRLPAGCETVVGDALRANSFGACVPPADTFVHLVGVPRPGPAKARLFRTVDLASVQAAVTAACTSGIAHLVYVSVAQPAPVMQAYVRVRAECEALIRGSGLNATLIRPWYVLGPGHRWPHLLQPFYWLGERWSATRDTARRLGLVTLTQMIAALVHAVEHPPTGIRVMEVPEIRKMTL from the coding sequence GTGCCCCTGACTACAGCGCGCCTGCACTGCCGCCTCTTTATCACCGGGGGCAGCGGTTATCTCGGCCGTCATTTGGTTCCGCAGTTGCAGCAACGCGGTCATGCCGTGCGGGCACTGGTGCGGCCCGGCGCGCAGGGCAGGCTGCCGGCAGGTTGTGAGACGGTTGTCGGCGATGCCCTCCGGGCAAACTCGTTTGGCGCGTGCGTGCCGCCGGCAGACACGTTCGTCCATCTTGTGGGTGTTCCTCGTCCCGGGCCGGCAAAAGCACGGCTGTTTCGCACGGTTGATTTGGCTTCGGTGCAGGCTGCGGTGACTGCCGCGTGCACCAGCGGCATTGCGCACCTGGTCTACGTCAGCGTGGCACAACCGGCGCCTGTGATGCAGGCCTACGTGCGGGTGCGCGCGGAGTGCGAAGCTCTGATCCGCGGCAGCGGGTTGAACGCGACCCTCATCCGGCCCTGGTACGTTCTTGGCCCCGGCCATCGCTGGCCACATCTGTTGCAACCATTCTACTGGCTGGGGGAGCGGTGGTCCGCCACGCGCGACACGGCGCGCCGGCTGGGGCTGGTCACGCTTACGCAAATGATCGCGGCGCTGGTGCATGCCGTCGAACATCCGCCCACCGGCATTCGTGTGATGGAAGTGCCGGAGATTCGAAAAATGACACTGTGA
- a CDS encoding alpha/beta hydrolase, which yields MWRSLLFLIAAFALLLMLLRLFERHFVFFPRPHPRGFWQPERFGLSVQDAYFTTAEGATLHGWFVPHPAPVASLLMAHGNAGNLSDRVEWLVRLQRQVPAHLFMFDYRGYGRSTGSPSEENCYRDAEAAYDWLHQHVPGLPIIAHGHSLGSAVVIELAGRRPLTGLIIEAGFTDAADMARLMFGGLPMGWLTSMKWASREKVAQLTLPKLFLHGDRDEVVPYSLGQKLFAAAAHPKHFVTLTGVDHNDSFLAGGENYYRVLRDFVQQCAAQASSTVVKGAP from the coding sequence ATGTGGCGTTCCCTGTTGTTCCTCATTGCTGCTTTTGCCCTGCTGCTCATGTTGCTCCGGCTGTTCGAGCGCCATTTCGTTTTCTTCCCCCGCCCCCATCCCCGCGGCTTCTGGCAACCGGAACGATTCGGCCTGTCCGTGCAGGACGCTTATTTCACCACCGCTGAGGGTGCCACGCTGCACGGCTGGTTCGTGCCGCATCCGGCGCCGGTGGCCAGCCTGCTGATGGCGCATGGCAATGCCGGCAACCTCAGCGATCGCGTCGAATGGCTCGTGCGGCTGCAGCGGCAGGTTCCCGCCCATTTGTTCATGTTCGATTATCGCGGCTATGGCCGCAGCACCGGCTCACCTTCCGAGGAGAACTGCTATCGTGACGCCGAAGCGGCGTATGACTGGCTGCACCAGCATGTGCCGGGTTTGCCGATTATCGCCCACGGCCACTCGCTGGGCAGCGCGGTGGTGATCGAACTCGCCGGCCGCCGTCCTCTGACGGGCCTGATCATCGAGGCCGGTTTCACCGACGCGGCAGACATGGCGCGCCTGATGTTTGGCGGGCTGCCGATGGGCTGGCTCACCAGCATGAAATGGGCGAGCCGGGAAAAAGTCGCGCAGCTCACCCTGCCCAAGCTGTTCCTGCATGGCGATCGCGATGAGGTGGTCCCGTATTCGCTGGGTCAAAAACTTTTCGCGGCCGCCGCGCACCCCAAACATTTCGTCACGCTCACCGGCGTGGATCACAACGACTCTTTCCTTGCCGGCGGCGAAAACTATTATCGTGTCCTGCGGGATTTCGTACAGCAATGCGCGGCACAAGCTTCGTCCACCGTGGTGAAAGGGGCGCCGTGA
- a CDS encoding DMT family transporter produces MTQIPGSSPLPAVLPRRRVYAVLALGVLAVSFSAIFVRWCEAPALAIAFYRLFFASAFLILSTRGKAWRARQTLSLPAAAWAVLSGVMLAGHFVTWIASLSHTSVASSTVLVATLPVFVTLGAVFVLRERLRPLLAGGLLLAMIGVLIIALCDGQAGRDSLRGDLLALAGALFGSVYFLIGRRLRQSMPTRVYVTLCYSTAALVVLLAALLLRVPLLSYSWQTFGLFMLIALVPQIMGHTSFNWALRHLSAPTVAVALLGEPVGASLLAWLLLGEKVAGWTMLGGLLTLAGVTLAIYGEPRS; encoded by the coding sequence GTGACACAGATTCCCGGCTCTTCACCATTGCCGGCTGTGCTGCCGCGGCGGCGTGTGTATGCCGTGCTGGCGCTCGGCGTGCTGGCCGTGTCCTTCTCCGCAATTTTCGTGCGTTGGTGTGAAGCGCCGGCGCTGGCCATTGCCTTTTACCGCTTGTTCTTCGCTTCCGCCTTTCTGATTTTGTCCACACGCGGCAAAGCCTGGCGTGCCCGGCAGACGCTGTCGCTGCCGGCGGCGGCGTGGGCGGTGCTGTCGGGCGTCATGCTCGCCGGGCATTTCGTCACGTGGATCGCCTCCCTCTCCCACACTTCCGTGGCGAGCTCCACGGTGCTGGTTGCCACTTTGCCCGTTTTTGTGACGCTGGGTGCCGTGTTCGTTTTGCGGGAACGGCTGCGGCCTCTGCTTGCCGGCGGTTTGCTGCTTGCAATGATCGGCGTCCTCATCATTGCGCTGTGTGACGGTCAGGCTGGCAGGGACTCGCTGCGCGGTGATCTTCTGGCGCTGGCCGGCGCGCTTTTCGGCAGCGTTTACTTTCTCATCGGCCGGCGGCTGCGTCAGAGCATGCCCACCAGGGTGTATGTCACCCTGTGCTATTCGACCGCTGCGCTGGTTGTGCTGCTGGCTGCGCTCCTGCTGCGGGTGCCGCTGTTGTCCTATTCCTGGCAAACCTTCGGTTTGTTCATGTTGATTGCGCTGGTTCCGCAAATCATGGGGCACACGAGTTTCAACTGGGCCTTGCGCCATCTTTCGGCGCCCACGGTGGCGGTTGCCCTGCTGGGTGAGCCGGTCGGGGCGAGCCTGCTCGCCTGGCTGTTGTTGGGGGAGAAAGTCGCGGGCTGGACGATGCTGGGCGGGTTGCTCACGCTGGCTGGCGTCACACTGGCTATTTATGGCGAGCCGAGGTCGTGA
- a CDS encoding diacylglycerol kinase family lipid kinase: protein MKRILLAANPHAGLGRGRKVLARSLRILQQRGVAAEVLISECEGHLLRALPRRLLEGWDQIVALGGDGTLFQVINCCLQQPGFDTPLALIPAGTGNSFARELAGAALPAAWEGILSGEPTRIDVLHCLPQTPAPDFPAGYYCLTALGLGFVSDVTRNALHFKRFGVLAYVLAVMKSLAKLTAAHLRLQLDGRLIEREGVFVIVCNSRFAGGLMKIAPGARLDDGLMEVLVLHKVNRRTLLRAFPSVFKGTHVHHPNLEIFSGRSLQIAAEPVQVLTPDGEVAGCTPVSVTIQPQKLPFLL, encoded by the coding sequence ATGAAACGCATTCTGCTGGCAGCCAATCCTCATGCCGGCCTGGGCCGGGGTCGGAAAGTCCTGGCGCGGTCGTTGCGCATCCTGCAACAGCGCGGTGTCGCTGCCGAAGTGCTGATTTCGGAATGCGAAGGTCACCTGCTGCGCGCCCTGCCCCGGCGTTTGCTGGAAGGCTGGGATCAAATCGTCGCCCTGGGCGGCGACGGCACGCTGTTTCAAGTGATCAATTGCTGCCTGCAGCAACCGGGATTCGATACGCCGCTGGCGCTCATTCCCGCGGGCACCGGCAACTCCTTTGCGCGCGAGCTGGCCGGCGCCGCGCTGCCCGCCGCCTGGGAGGGAATTCTGTCCGGTGAACCCACGCGCATCGATGTGTTGCACTGTCTGCCGCAAACCCCTGCGCCGGATTTTCCCGCGGGGTATTACTGCCTCACTGCACTGGGGCTGGGCTTCGTCTCCGACGTCACCCGCAACGCGCTGCACTTCAAGCGCTTCGGCGTCCTGGCCTATGTCCTGGCTGTCATGAAAAGCCTGGCCAAACTGACCGCCGCGCATTTGCGCCTGCAACTTGACGGCCGGCTGATCGAGCGCGAAGGCGTGTTTGTCATCGTGTGCAATTCGCGCTTCGCCGGCGGCCTGATGAAGATTGCACCCGGCGCCCGGCTCGACGACGGCTTGATGGAGGTGCTGGTGTTGCACAAGGTGAATCGCCGCACCTTGCTGCGCGCCTTTCCCTCGGTGTTCAAAGGCACGCACGTGCATCATCCCAACCTTGAAATCTTCAGCGGCCGCAGCCTGCAGATCGCAGCGGAACCGGTGCAAGTTCTCACGCCTGACGGCGAAGTGGCCGGCTGCACGCCGGTGAGCGTAACGATTCAACCCCAAAAACTGCCATTTCTGTTATGA
- the rnz gene encoding ribonuclease Z, translating to MIDLVFLGTGSALPNARRNLSAVALVRQGEIFLFDCGEATQIQFRRAGLKPGRLRGIFISHFHGDHLFGLPGLLTSLKMLGCQQEIHLFGPHGLASYIEFHRRLCGFELSFPLTIYEITENSRRVIWQAADYHVEWQPLQHRLFTAGYALVEADRPGKFDEQRADALGVPFGPERGRLQAGERIVLANGKIITPAEVIGPPRPGVKIAYCVDTSPCPGEELLAQDADALIADATFPAQEREWAQQTGHSTAAEAGALAQRCGVRHLFLTHFSGTLSHADLSAMVEEARTFLPQVTAATDLARFTILPRA from the coding sequence ATGATCGATCTCGTGTTCCTGGGCACCGGCTCGGCACTGCCAAACGCGCGGCGCAATCTCTCCGCGGTGGCGCTGGTACGCCAGGGTGAAATCTTTCTCTTCGATTGCGGCGAGGCAACTCAGATTCAATTCCGCCGTGCCGGCCTCAAACCCGGGAGGCTGCGCGGTATTTTCATCTCCCATTTCCACGGTGATCATCTTTTCGGCCTGCCGGGTTTGCTCACCAGTTTGAAGATGCTGGGCTGCCAGCAGGAGATTCATCTCTTCGGCCCCCACGGCCTGGCGTCCTACATCGAATTTCACCGCCGGCTGTGTGGCTTCGAGTTGAGCTTTCCACTCACGATTTATGAAATCACGGAGAACAGCCGGCGGGTGATCTGGCAGGCCGCGGATTATCATGTCGAATGGCAGCCGTTGCAGCATCGGCTGTTCACGGCGGGTTATGCGCTGGTGGAGGCCGATCGTCCGGGCAAGTTCGATGAACAACGCGCCGACGCGCTCGGTGTGCCTTTCGGCCCGGAGCGCGGCCGCCTGCAGGCCGGCGAGCGCATCGTCCTGGCAAACGGCAAAATCATCACTCCCGCGGAAGTGATTGGCCCGCCGCGGCCGGGGGTGAAAATTGCGTATTGTGTCGACACCTCGCCCTGCCCCGGTGAAGAATTGCTGGCGCAGGATGCCGATGCCTTGATTGCCGATGCGACTTTTCCCGCGCAGGAACGGGAATGGGCACAGCAAACCGGGCATTCGACTGCCGCCGAAGCCGGCGCGCTGGCACAACGCTGCGGGGTTCGCCACCTCTTTCTCACCCACTTCAGCGGCACCTTGAGCCACGCGGATTTGTCCGCAATGGTCGAAGAAGCGCGCACTTTCCTGCCGCAGGTCACCGCCGCCACCGATCTGGCGCGTTTCACGATTTTGCCCCGCGCCTGA
- a CDS encoding DUF309 domain-containing protein, translating to MTNRFLTNLRARLARGIDLFNREYFFEAHDELEELWLDARTPVERNLFHGLVNIATGFYHYRMHNLKGMQSQLHKGMQKLAQVPDRCCGVEVAALLRSVQPYHASPPTLASLPEPLPQITFHPEELGD from the coding sequence TTGACCAACCGCTTCCTCACAAACCTGCGCGCGCGCCTGGCTCGTGGCATCGACCTCTTCAATCGTGAGTATTTTTTCGAAGCGCATGACGAGCTGGAGGAGTTGTGGCTGGATGCGCGCACGCCGGTGGAGCGCAATCTTTTTCACGGCCTGGTCAATATCGCCACCGGCTTCTATCATTACCGCATGCACAACCTGAAGGGCATGCAAAGCCAGCTTCACAAGGGCATGCAAAAACTCGCGCAGGTGCCTGATCGTTGCTGCGGGGTGGAAGTCGCGGCCTTGTTGCGCAGCGTGCAACCCTATCACGCCAGCCCGCCGACGCTGGCCAGCCTGCCGGAACCGCTGCCCCAAATCACATTTCATCCGGAAGAGTTGGGCGATTGA
- a CDS encoding T9SS type A sorting domain-containing protein → MLQRRLFAVAGLLAGLSQIAIGQTWQTLGSVPVLTRYNDVYFVTAVTGWIVNGSGQIYRTDNGGATWQKQFERSTAHFRSIGFLDAQHGWAGNVGPGEFGATDSTVLYHTDDGGLHWTPVTAFVGHRPRGLCGMHVVNDSVMCAVGRVRGPAAFARSTDRGRTWQARDMSAHAAGLIDVYFFHPDTGLAVGLTNVTHDNSSGVILFTSDGGATWEKRFTTSRTGEWCWKISFPTRRTGYVSLQRNSLAPIYFLKTSDGGRTWQEKLFSPDYYFVQGIGFIDEQHGWIGGNSSQPTYETRDGGATWQSAGFGARVNRFRFLGDTLGYAVGRLVYKYSRQASGITTLTESPLAFALSQNYPNPFNPSTTITYRLPRAGRVSLVVYDLAGRLIERILDETQSAGEHTVVWDAHDQEGNLLRAGVYLYRIQTAAFTASKKMVLLH, encoded by the coding sequence GTGTTGCAAAGGAGGCTCTTTGCAGTGGCGGGGCTGCTGGCAGGCTTGAGTCAAATCGCAATTGGCCAAACCTGGCAAACGCTCGGCTCCGTCCCGGTTCTGACACGCTACAATGACGTTTACTTCGTGACGGCCGTGACCGGCTGGATCGTCAACGGCTCGGGCCAAATCTACCGCACCGACAACGGGGGGGCCACCTGGCAGAAACAATTCGAGCGCAGCACCGCGCACTTCCGCTCCATTGGATTTCTCGATGCGCAGCACGGCTGGGCGGGCAATGTCGGGCCCGGAGAATTCGGCGCCACCGACAGCACGGTGCTTTATCACACCGATGATGGCGGCCTGCACTGGACGCCGGTGACCGCCTTCGTTGGCCACCGTCCGCGCGGTCTGTGCGGCATGCACGTGGTGAATGATTCGGTGATGTGCGCCGTCGGCCGGGTGCGCGGCCCGGCGGCGTTTGCACGCAGCACCGATCGCGGCCGCACCTGGCAGGCCCGGGACATGAGTGCGCACGCCGCCGGCTTGATCGATGTCTACTTTTTTCATCCGGACACCGGCCTCGCTGTCGGCCTGACCAATGTCACTCATGACAACTCCAGCGGCGTCATTCTCTTCACCAGCGATGGCGGCGCCACCTGGGAGAAACGCTTCACCACCAGCCGCACCGGCGAATGGTGCTGGAAAATTTCCTTCCCCACCCGCCGCACCGGCTACGTGTCCTTGCAGCGCAACAGCCTGGCGCCGATTTACTTTCTCAAAACCAGTGACGGCGGCCGCACCTGGCAGGAAAAACTGTTTTCGCCAGATTATTACTTTGTGCAGGGCATCGGCTTCATCGATGAACAGCACGGCTGGATTGGGGGCAACAGCAGCCAGCCCACCTACGAAACCCGCGACGGTGGCGCAACCTGGCAATCCGCCGGCTTTGGCGCACGGGTCAATCGCTTTCGCTTTTTAGGCGACACCCTGGGCTATGCCGTTGGTCGTCTGGTGTACAAATACAGCCGGCAGGCCAGCGGCATAACAACCCTGACGGAATCCCCGCTGGCTTTTGCACTCAGCCAGAACTATCCCAACCCTTTCAATCCCAGCACCACAATAACCTATCGTCTGCCGCGTGCCGGACGGGTGAGTTTGGTGGTTTATGATCTCGCCGGCCGCCTCATCGAGCGGATCCTGGACGAAACCCAGTCCGCCGGCGAGCACACCGTGGTGTGGGATGCCCACGATCAGGAGGGCAATCTGCTGCGTGCCGGTGTGTATTTGTATCGCATTCAGACCGCGGCATTCACAGCCAGCAAAAAGATGGTGCTGCTGCATTGA
- a CDS encoding S8 family serine peptidase gives MKKWWSLLGLLLLAMIFSGQTARQEQRPLFVPGEVVVKVSDPGVMAAMPSSKPLGPGDIFVVRDTTGKEVNALVEELQSRPGVVYAEPNYLYYASEIPNDPQFGQLWGLHNTGQNGGTADADIDAVEAWEVQKGSAEVLVAVIDTGVDYRHPDLSANMWTNPGEDPWADPNDPRSGNGIDDDNNGYIDDWRGWDFVNRDNDPFDDNLHGTHVAGTIGAVGNNGAGVVGVNWNVRIMPLKFLGSGGSGSLSDAVEAITYAARFGAHVMNNSWGGGGRSQALEDAIKFANQQGALFVAAAGNDGKDNDVTPNYPSNYEVDNVLAVAAIDNKGNLAVFGSGGGGGGICGCVGNVLPTPGSNFGRNSVDLAAPGKEILSTAPNNSYQSLSGTSMATPHVSGIAALVLAQFPGLTNLQLKQHLMNSVDVQTSLQGKMVTGGILNAFKAVSTTPAMTP, from the coding sequence ATGAAGAAATGGTGGAGCCTGTTGGGCCTGTTGCTGCTGGCAATGATCTTTAGCGGACAAACGGCCCGGCAGGAGCAACGACCGTTGTTCGTTCCCGGTGAAGTCGTAGTCAAAGTCAGTGACCCCGGGGTGATGGCGGCCATGCCCTCTTCCAAGCCGCTCGGGCCGGGAGACATCTTCGTGGTGCGCGACACCACCGGCAAGGAAGTCAACGCCCTGGTCGAAGAGCTGCAAAGCCGTCCGGGCGTGGTCTACGCGGAGCCCAATTATCTCTACTATGCCAGCGAGATTCCCAATGATCCGCAGTTTGGCCAGCTTTGGGGCTTGCACAACACCGGCCAGAACGGCGGCACCGCGGATGCCGACATCGATGCCGTCGAAGCGTGGGAAGTGCAGAAAGGCAGCGCCGAGGTGCTGGTGGCGGTGATTGATACGGGCGTGGACTACCGGCATCCCGATCTCAGCGCCAACATGTGGACCAACCCCGGCGAAGACCCGTGGGCCGATCCCAATGATCCCCGCAGCGGCAACGGCATCGACGATGACAACAACGGCTACATCGACGACTGGCGCGGCTGGGATTTCGTCAATCGCGACAACGATCCCTTCGATGACAATCTCCACGGCACGCATGTGGCGGGCACGATCGGCGCAGTCGGCAACAACGGTGCGGGCGTGGTGGGCGTCAACTGGAATGTCCGCATCATGCCCTTGAAATTCCTCGGCAGCGGCGGCTCCGGCAGCCTCTCGGATGCCGTGGAGGCGATCACCTATGCCGCGCGCTTTGGCGCCCACGTGATGAACAACAGTTGGGGCGGGGGCGGCCGCTCCCAGGCGCTGGAAGACGCCATCAAGTTTGCCAATCAACAGGGCGCGCTCTTTGTCGCGGCCGCCGGCAATGACGGCAAGGACAACGACGTCACGCCCAACTATCCCTCGAACTACGAAGTGGACAACGTCCTGGCGGTGGCGGCGATTGACAACAAGGGCAACCTCGCGGTGTTCGGTTCGGGCGGCGGCGGGGGCGGCATCTGCGGCTGCGTGGGCAATGTGCTGCCCACTCCCGGGTCCAATTTTGGCCGGAACAGCGTGGACCTGGCCGCGCCCGGCAAGGAGATTCTCAGTACCGCCCCCAACAACAGCTATCAATCGCTCTCCGGCACTTCGATGGCAACCCCGCACGTGAGCGGCATCGCGGCGCTGGTGTTGGCACAATTTCCCGGTCTCACCAATTTGCAGTTGAAGCAGCACCTGATGAACTCGGTCGATGTCCAGACCAGCCTGCAAGGCAAGATGGTCACCGGCGGGATTTTGAATGCGTTCAAAGCGGTGAGTACTACACCGGCCATGACGCCCTGA